The Hermetia illucens chromosome 2, iHerIll2.2.curated.20191125, whole genome shotgun sequence genomic interval AGCTGAAGCCTAACAGCGACTCTCAAACTGTAAGTTATGATGACGCTTTTTGGGGGAAAGCTTTTCCCGATTCTCTTTCGAATTCGTTTGCCGCATGGCTACATATTATTGGTTACAAATACTTGCTTGAGTTGTTGCGGAGAAGTATTTTTATCAGAAGGCCGATTTTCAATTAAATGATGAAAGGTCCCCGTTCAGGCCAGGACGCGCGTTTGAATCGTAATATTTGAACTGAGCGTACGACACGAACTAGTGCGCTGGTCACTAAATGGGACTTCCCCCAAATTCTGATGCAATCTTCCAAGCTCTGCTATCATTCTCTTTATGTATCTACGTATGTATAAAATGAATTCAGACAGTTGGAAGCTTCCATTGCAGTACAACCAGTTTGCAGAGGTAGACGTTCCGGTGGGTTTTCACACGAGGTGCGAACTGTATTTGTGTTAAAGATATAAATCTGGAGCTAATAAAAGCAATTATAAGAAAAAATGTGCGGGATATTTGCTGTGTTTtcgtcatcaaggaagcctttcgCCGGCAAAAAGTGTAAGGGGAGATTCAAGAAGTGTCTCAGAGAAATAGCCTACGACCAGAGCAGTAAACAACGGCATCGAGGCCCCGAGCACACCGGCATCGAGGTACTGGAGAGTGATGGCGTTGCAATGGTGCATGAACGTTTGGCTATCGTAGGCGTCTACACTGGAGACCAGCCCTTCAGGTCTGATAAAGGACACATCTTGATGGTAGCAAACGGTGAAATTTACAATTATTTGGAACTCAGTGAAAAGATTCGCGAAAAACGGCCTTCTTACAAGCCAAAGAGTGATTGCAGCGTTCTTATTGAActctatgaagaccacggaGTGGAACTCTTCAGCTATATTACGGGGATGTACGCATTCGCCCTGTATGATGAAGAAAGCAAGAATATTTTATTGGCGAGGGATCCATACGGAATCATTCCAATGTATTTTGGTCGAGACAGGGAACAAAACATTTGGGTTGCAAGCGAAATGAAGTGTTTAGTGGACGTCTGTACTGAAATCGAGGTTTTCGAGCCTGGCACAATGATGTTTGGGCCGGTAAAAGAGTTGAAGAAGAAACGGTTTTTCAATCCAGATTGGTTTGATAAACCTCTCAGAACGCACACCAACCTGACACTGCTAAGAGAAACCTTCGAAAAGGCTGTGCACAGCCACTTGGAATGTGAAGTTAAATTTGGCTGCCTACTATCTGGCGGAGTGGATTCCAGCTTAGTGGCCTCGATTGCGACTAAAATCGTTCGACAGACCGACCCTGACTTTAAGCTAGAAACTTTCAGTATCGGGCTGGAAGGTGCTCCAGACTTCGAATACAGCAACAAGGTCGCAAAATTCATTGGCAGTCATCACACCGAGATCCACTTCACAGTTGATCAAGGACTAGATTGCATTAGAGACATCATATACAAGTTGGAGACGTACGACATCACCACCGTTCGATGTAGCATCCCCATGTATATGATGACGCGATTCATGAAGAGTAAAGGAATCAAGATGGTC includes:
- the LOC119648717 gene encoding probable asparagine synthetase [glutamine-hydrolyzing]; its protein translation is MCGIFAVFSSSRKPFAGKKCKGRFKKCLREIAYDQSSKQRHRGPEHTGIEVLESDGVAMVHERLAIVGVYTGDQPFRSDKGHILMVANGEIYNYLELSEKIREKRPSYKPKSDCSVLIELYEDHGVELFSYITGMYAFALYDEESKNILLARDPYGIIPMYFGRDREQNIWVASEMKCLVDVCTEIEVFEPGTMMFGPVKELKKKRFFNPDWFDKPLRTHTNLTLLRETFEKAVHSHLECEVKFGCLLSGGVDSSLVASIATKIVRQTDPDFKLETFSIGLEGAPDFEYSNKVAKFIGSHHTEIHFTVDQGLDCIRDIIYKLETYDITTVRCSIPMYMMTRFMKSKGIKMVLSGEGADEIFGGYLYFHKAPNPEDFHHELVKRVRQLHLSDCLRANKSSMAWGIELRVPFLDKEFVDLVMSINPAEKIPGPLNQFQINGKRSHGPRIEKYILRKAFDGGSYLPDDVLWRQKEQFSDGVGYSWIDTISEYAASHVTDEDFAAAAEIYPINTPTTKEAFYYRAIFEEMFPGDHCARTVQKWVPRTDWGCSDDPSGRKQATHTAHKKCKTDV